A window from Cellulomonas sp. C5510 encodes these proteins:
- a CDS encoding adenosine deaminase → MRDLALLPKAHLHLHFTGSMRVATLADLADHRGVRLPATLLDGEGLRVPADERGWFRFQRLYDAARACVRGEDDLRRIVREAAADDAAEGSGRLEIQVDPTSYAPPVGGITPALEIVLDEARLASRDLGLEVGVVVAASRMRHPLDARTLARLAARYAGDGPGEVVGFGLSNDERRGDTSEFAPAFAIARRAGLASVPHGGELLGPPHVEDVLEALAPDRLGHGVRSAEDGALLRRIVDRGIALEVCPASNVSLGVYREPAHVPLRELVAAGATVALGADDPLLFGSRLVEQYRTAREVHGFSDAELADLARASIRASRASDGTKVRLLAGVDAWLAAGPGPGARAVRG, encoded by the coding sequence GTGCGAGACCTGGCCCTCCTGCCCAAGGCCCACCTGCACCTGCACTTCACCGGGTCCATGCGGGTCGCCACCCTCGCCGACCTCGCCGACCACCGCGGGGTCAGGCTCCCGGCCACGCTGCTGGACGGCGAGGGGCTGCGGGTGCCCGCGGACGAGCGCGGGTGGTTCCGGTTCCAGCGTCTGTACGACGCGGCGCGCGCCTGCGTGCGCGGCGAGGACGACCTGCGGCGCATCGTGCGCGAGGCCGCCGCGGACGACGCCGCGGAGGGCTCCGGCCGCCTGGAGATCCAGGTCGACCCCACGTCGTACGCGCCCCCGGTCGGCGGGATCACCCCGGCGCTGGAGATCGTGCTGGACGAGGCCCGCCTCGCCTCGCGCGACCTCGGCCTGGAGGTCGGGGTCGTCGTCGCGGCGTCGCGGATGCGCCACCCCCTGGACGCGCGGACGCTCGCGCGGCTCGCCGCCCGGTACGCCGGGGACGGGCCGGGCGAGGTCGTCGGGTTCGGGCTGAGCAACGACGAGCGGCGCGGCGACACGTCCGAGTTCGCGCCCGCGTTCGCGATCGCCCGCCGGGCGGGTCTGGCCTCTGTGCCGCACGGCGGCGAGCTGCTCGGCCCCCCGCACGTCGAGGACGTCCTCGAGGCGCTGGCGCCGGACCGCCTGGGGCACGGCGTGCGGTCGGCCGAGGACGGGGCGCTGCTGCGCCGCATCGTCGACCGCGGCATCGCGCTGGAGGTGTGCCCGGCGTCGAACGTCTCGCTCGGCGTCTACCGCGAGCCGGCGCACGTCCCGCTGCGCGAGCTCGTGGCCGCCGGTGCGACGGTGGCGCTCGGCGCGGACGACCCGCTGCTGTTCGGGTCGCGCCTGGTCGAGCAGTACCGGACGGCGCGCGAGGTGCACGGGTTCTCGGACGCCGAGCTCGCGGACCTCGCGCGGGCGTCGATCCGGGCCAGCCGGGCGTCCGACGGCACGAAGGTCCGGCTGCTCGCGGGCGTGGACGCGTGGCTGGCGGCGGGGCCGGGGCCGGGTGCGAGGGCTGTTCGCGGCTGA
- a CDS encoding ABC transporter ATP-binding protein codes for MTTDDLAVRVTGLQKRYGDKRAVDGLDLTVARGEIVAVLGPNGAGKTTTVEILEGYRHRDGGDVRVLGADPQTAGRDWRARIGIVLQTTNDLAEATVGELVHHFARYYPHPRDPEEVIDAVGLREKVRTRSRQLSGGQRRRLDVALGIVGRPELLFLDEPTTGFDPEARHAFWDLIAGLRDGGTTIVLTTHYLEEAEHLADRVAVVRAGRVVAVDTPAELGGRSAQEAVVRWVEGGVHREERTDSPTGLVTALAHRLGGEVPGLQVARPTLEDVYLGLIAEDASTTPAAAAALVTTEALR; via the coding sequence ATGACGACAGACGACCTCGCGGTCCGGGTGACCGGCCTGCAGAAGCGGTACGGCGACAAGCGGGCCGTCGACGGGCTGGACCTCACCGTGGCCCGCGGCGAGATCGTCGCGGTGCTGGGGCCGAACGGCGCGGGCAAGACCACGACCGTCGAGATCCTCGAGGGCTACCGGCACCGGGACGGCGGCGACGTGCGCGTGCTCGGCGCCGACCCGCAGACCGCCGGTCGGGACTGGCGCGCCCGCATCGGCATCGTGCTGCAGACGACGAACGACCTCGCCGAGGCCACCGTCGGCGAGCTGGTGCACCACTTCGCGCGCTACTACCCGCACCCGCGCGACCCCGAGGAGGTCATCGACGCCGTCGGGCTGCGCGAGAAGGTGCGCACCCGCAGCCGGCAGCTCTCGGGCGGGCAGCGGCGCCGGCTCGACGTCGCCCTCGGCATCGTCGGCCGCCCGGAGCTGCTGTTCCTGGACGAGCCGACCACCGGGTTCGACCCCGAGGCGCGGCACGCGTTCTGGGACCTGATCGCGGGCCTGCGCGACGGCGGCACGACGATCGTCCTCACGACGCACTACCTGGAGGAGGCCGAGCACCTGGCCGACCGGGTGGCGGTCGTCCGCGCCGGGCGGGTGGTCGCGGTGGACACCCCGGCCGAGCTCGGCGGGCGCTCCGCGCAGGAGGCCGTCGTGCGGTGGGTCGAGGGCGGGGTGCACCGCGAGGAGCGGACGGACTCCCCCACCGGCCTGGTCACGGCTCTCGCGCACCGGCTGGGCGGCGAGGTCCCCGGCCTGCAGGTCGCGCGGCCCACGCTCGAGGACGTCTACCTGGGCCTGATCGCCGAGGACGCGTCCACCACCCCGGCGGCCGCGGCCGCCCTCGTCACGACGGAGGCCCTGCGATGA
- a CDS encoding ABC transporter permease: MSAPALDRPAARLPGTLRLGYERARYEVRGFFRERDAVIFIFAYPIIMLAIFATVFGQDGAEVADGVPFAQYFLPGMIATGVLLSSFQSLAVSIPVERDEGGLKRLGGTPLPPAAYFLGKVGQVLVTSVVQVALLLAVAALLFDVDMPDGSALWATFAWVFLLGAASGAVCGVGFSSIPRSGRSASAVVTPVVLVLQFISGVFFTFYDLPSWMQDLASVFPLKWMAQGMRSVFLPDSARALEPSGEWQHGAIAAVLVAWLVVGLVVGARTFRWRRRDDG; the protein is encoded by the coding sequence ATGAGCGCACCCGCCCTGGACCGGCCGGCCGCGCGGCTGCCCGGCACGCTGCGCCTCGGGTACGAGCGCGCCCGCTACGAGGTCCGCGGGTTCTTCCGCGAGCGCGACGCGGTGATCTTCATCTTCGCGTACCCCATCATCATGCTGGCGATCTTCGCGACGGTGTTCGGGCAGGACGGGGCGGAGGTCGCGGACGGGGTGCCGTTCGCGCAGTACTTCCTGCCGGGGATGATCGCCACGGGCGTCCTGCTGTCGTCGTTCCAGTCGCTGGCGGTGTCCATCCCCGTGGAGCGCGACGAGGGCGGCCTCAAGCGGCTCGGCGGCACCCCGCTGCCGCCCGCCGCGTACTTCCTCGGCAAGGTCGGCCAGGTGCTGGTCACGTCGGTGGTGCAGGTCGCGCTGCTGCTCGCCGTCGCGGCGCTGCTGTTCGACGTCGACATGCCGGACGGCTCGGCCCTGTGGGCGACGTTCGCGTGGGTGTTCCTGCTGGGGGCCGCCTCCGGCGCTGTGTGCGGCGTGGGGTTCTCCTCGATCCCCCGGTCGGGCCGGTCCGCGAGCGCCGTCGTGACGCCCGTCGTGCTGGTGCTGCAGTTCATCTCCGGGGTGTTCTTCACGTTCTACGACCTGCCGTCGTGGATGCAGGACCTGGCGTCGGTGTTCCCGCTCAAGTGGATGGCGCAGGGCATGCGCTCCGTGTTCCTCCCGGACAGCGCACGCGCCCTCGAGCCCTCCGGCGAGTGGCAGCACGGGGCGATCGCCGCGGTGCTGGTCGCGTGGCTCGTGGTCGGCCTCGTGGTCGGCGCCCGCACGTTCCGGTGGCGTCGGCGTGACGACGGCTGA
- a CDS encoding sensor histidine kinase yields the protein MCPPPVGGAPGWSPGDDAGHGSGAGASAGRARAVRTRLPAGAGPAERHEFWRRALAGWDAAFYALLAISAVSMLAVDGALPPRPGTSAALGGLLVLLAAYLLLGRRGALRGDARLTRAYVVVLVAVVALASGVNPIGSILLFIGFSQVWFFSGSLREGVMASVVLAVATSATMAVAERATGRDLLSLTGQMAIGLIFSLALGLWITRVAEQSEERAALIEQLEAAQAELAASHHAAGVLAERERVAQEIHDTLAQGFTSVVMLAQTAQAQLEVGQQPQAADRLAQIEQVARDNLAEARALVAAFGPAALADATLGEALERLAERFRAETGVRVDVTLTDVGPAGRDTEVVLLRAAQEALANVRRHAGARRVLLRLAGGDGSVTLEVLDDGRGLAPGTAEGVGLRGMRDRVTSGGGTLDVTGEPGHGTRVRLALPLPAGATAGDGDGPRDEDGTT from the coding sequence GTGTGCCCCCCGCCCGTCGGCGGCGCGCCCGGGTGGTCCCCGGGCGACGACGCGGGTCACGGGTCCGGCGCGGGAGCGTCGGCGGGGCGGGCGCGCGCCGTCCGGACGCGGCTTCCCGCCGGTGCCGGCCCGGCCGAGCGCCACGAGTTCTGGCGGCGGGCGCTCGCCGGCTGGGACGCCGCGTTCTACGCCCTGCTGGCGATCAGCGCCGTCTCGATGCTGGCGGTCGACGGTGCGCTCCCCCCGCGGCCCGGCACCTCCGCGGCTCTCGGTGGCCTGCTGGTGCTGCTCGCGGCGTACCTCCTGCTCGGGCGGCGCGGAGCGCTGCGGGGCGACGCCCGGCTCACCCGGGCCTACGTGGTGGTGCTCGTCGCGGTCGTGGCGCTGGCGAGCGGCGTCAACCCGATCGGCTCGATCCTGCTCTTCATCGGGTTCTCGCAGGTGTGGTTCTTCTCCGGCAGCCTGCGCGAGGGCGTCATGGCGTCCGTCGTCCTCGCGGTGGCGACGAGCGCGACGATGGCCGTCGCCGAGCGCGCGACCGGCCGGGACCTGCTGTCGCTGACCGGCCAGATGGCGATCGGGCTCATCTTCTCGCTCGCGCTCGGGTTGTGGATCACCCGGGTCGCCGAGCAGTCCGAGGAGCGCGCCGCCCTGATCGAGCAGCTCGAGGCCGCGCAGGCGGAGCTGGCCGCCAGCCACCACGCCGCGGGGGTGCTCGCCGAGCGGGAGCGCGTCGCGCAGGAGATCCACGACACCCTGGCCCAGGGGTTCACGAGCGTCGTCATGCTCGCGCAGACGGCGCAGGCGCAGCTCGAGGTCGGCCAGCAGCCGCAGGCCGCGGACCGCCTCGCGCAGATCGAGCAGGTCGCGCGGGACAACCTCGCGGAGGCGCGGGCGCTGGTGGCCGCCTTCGGGCCCGCCGCCCTGGCGGACGCCACGCTCGGCGAGGCGCTCGAGCGGTTGGCGGAGCGGTTCCGCGCCGAGACGGGCGTGCGGGTGGACGTCACGCTGACCGACGTCGGACCGGCCGGGCGGGACACGGAGGTCGTGCTGCTGCGCGCCGCGCAGGAGGCGCTCGCGAACGTCCGCCGGCACGCCGGTGCCCGTCGGGTGCTGCTGCGTCTGGCGGGTGGCGACGGCTCCGTCACGCTCGAGGTGCTCGACGACGGCCGCGGGCTGGCGCCGGGCACCGCGGAGGGCGTGGGGCTGCGCGGCATGCGGGACCGCGTGACCTCCGGCGGGGGCACGCTCGACGTCACGGGCGAGCCGGGGCACGGCACGCGGGTGCGGCTCGCGCTGCCCCTCCCCGCGGGCGCGACGGCGGGCGACGGGGACGGACCGAGGGACGAGGACGGGACGACGTGA
- a CDS encoding response regulator transcription factor, translating into MTTVRVLLADDHPVVRSGLAGLLAVEPDIEVVGEVADGAAAVQAAAELRPDLVLMDLRMPVLDGAAATARIVAELPGVRVLVLTTYETDADILRAVEAGATGYLLKDTPREQLVAGVRAAARGESALSPSVASRLVQQVRGESDRLTARELEVLGRVAQGLSNAAIGRELFIAEATVKTHLLRAFGKLGVDDRTAAVTVAMQRGLLPAP; encoded by the coding sequence GTGACGACGGTGCGGGTGCTGCTGGCCGACGACCACCCGGTGGTCCGCTCCGGGCTGGCCGGGCTGCTGGCCGTGGAGCCGGACATCGAGGTGGTCGGCGAGGTCGCGGACGGTGCCGCCGCGGTGCAGGCGGCGGCCGAGCTGCGGCCCGACCTCGTGCTCATGGACCTGCGGATGCCGGTGCTGGACGGCGCGGCCGCGACCGCCCGCATCGTCGCGGAGCTTCCCGGCGTCCGGGTGCTGGTGCTGACGACGTACGAGACCGACGCCGACATCCTGCGTGCCGTCGAGGCGGGGGCGACCGGCTACCTGCTCAAGGACACCCCGCGGGAGCAGCTCGTCGCGGGGGTGCGCGCCGCCGCCCGCGGGGAGTCGGCGCTGTCGCCGTCCGTCGCGTCACGGCTCGTGCAGCAGGTGCGGGGCGAGTCCGACCGGCTGACCGCCCGCGAGCTGGAGGTGCTGGGCCGGGTGGCGCAGGGCCTGTCGAACGCCGCCATCGGACGCGAGCTGTTCATCGCGGAGGCCACCGTGAAGACGCACCTGCTGCGCGCGTTCGGCAAGCTCGGCGTCGACGACCGGACGGCGGCGGTCACGGTCGCCATGCAGCGGGGCCTGCTGCCGGCACCCTGA
- a CDS encoding MFS transporter, which produces MAQHPPIDARRVNAASVAVFTVFALSGFNFSTWAARLPAVRDGLDLSANQMGLLLLVGSFGSLVALPLSGLVVTRIGAARTVLVFALLNATGLATAAVGASAGEVVLAGAGLVVYGVGTGVWDAAMNLEGAVVEQRLGRTVMPRYHAGFSVGTVAAAGIAALAARADVPVHVHVLLAVALSSVAVVVAVRSFLPAGHDASPDGEVAHGAGRTSVFSAWLEPRTLLIGLVVLAAALTEGAGNDWLSLAVVDGFGRSDEIGALSFGVFVAAMTLMRFLGTGLLDRFGRVAVLRLCAALGLVGLLVFGLVPDTMLWLAVLGAVLWGMGAALGFPVGMSAASDDPLRAAARVSVVSTIGYTAFLAGPPLLGLLAEHVGYRHALLAVAGPIVIGLLVVNAAAPARREPTDRPTLVP; this is translated from the coding sequence ATGGCGCAGCACCCCCCGATCGACGCCCGGCGCGTGAACGCCGCCTCCGTCGCCGTGTTCACCGTGTTCGCGCTGTCCGGGTTCAACTTCTCGACCTGGGCCGCGCGGCTGCCCGCCGTGCGGGACGGGCTGGACCTCTCGGCGAACCAGATGGGCCTGCTGCTGCTCGTCGGCTCGTTCGGGTCGCTCGTCGCCCTGCCGCTGTCCGGCCTCGTCGTGACGCGGATCGGTGCGGCGCGTACCGTCCTCGTCTTCGCGCTGCTCAACGCGACGGGCCTGGCGACGGCGGCCGTCGGCGCCTCCGCCGGGGAGGTCGTCCTGGCCGGCGCGGGCCTGGTGGTCTACGGCGTCGGCACCGGGGTGTGGGACGCGGCGATGAACCTCGAGGGGGCCGTCGTCGAGCAGCGTCTGGGGCGCACCGTGATGCCGCGCTACCACGCGGGGTTCTCGGTCGGCACGGTCGCGGCCGCGGGGATCGCCGCGCTCGCCGCCCGCGCGGACGTCCCGGTGCACGTGCACGTGCTGCTCGCGGTCGCCCTGTCGTCGGTCGCCGTCGTCGTCGCCGTGCGCTCGTTCCTCCCCGCCGGCCACGACGCCTCCCCGGACGGCGAGGTCGCGCACGGCGCCGGACGGACCTCGGTGTTCTCCGCCTGGCTCGAGCCGCGGACGCTGCTCATCGGGCTGGTGGTGCTCGCCGCAGCCCTCACCGAGGGTGCGGGCAACGACTGGCTGAGCCTCGCCGTGGTCGACGGTTTCGGGCGCTCGGACGAGATCGGCGCGCTGTCGTTCGGGGTGTTCGTGGCCGCGATGACGCTGATGCGGTTCCTCGGCACCGGCCTGCTCGACCGGTTCGGCCGGGTGGCCGTGCTGCGGTTGTGCGCGGCGCTCGGGCTGGTGGGCCTGCTGGTGTTCGGGCTGGTGCCGGACACCATGCTGTGGCTCGCGGTGCTCGGCGCGGTGCTGTGGGGCATGGGCGCGGCGCTCGGGTTCCCCGTCGGCATGAGCGCCGCGAGCGACGACCCGCTGCGGGCCGCCGCGCGCGTGAGCGTGGTCTCGACCATCGGGTACACGGCGTTCCTCGCGGGGCCGCCGCTGCTCGGCCTGCTCGCGGAGCACGTGGGTTACCGGCACGCGCTGCTCGCTGTCGCCGGCCCGATCGTCATCGGTCTGCTCGTCGTGAACGCCGCCGCCCCGGCGCGGCGGGAGCCCACGGACCGGCCTACGCTCGTGCCGTGA
- a CDS encoding LacI family DNA-binding transcriptional regulator produces MSQRPTLADVASAAGVSVSTASLAFSGAGPIADATRTRVLDAAAGLGYSGPNPLGRQLRSGRSGIVGVVVGDTLRRSFRDPVSVQLLDGLVDTIGPLGLGVLLVPGSTAPDAMAVDPLLETAAMDVAVMLWGGTLDDPTLEALRRRGIPAVVVEGQDLPGVVTVGIDDRGGIADATRHLVGLGHRRIAAVTLPFGPERRAAVADADRIAQITWTLSRRRLDGITDAGVTPTVVYETPASLVEHGTAAAHALLSGPAATRPTAVVAQSDLLASGVVLGARELGLRVPEDVSVAGFDGLDLPWLAPDVLTTVVQPIARKGAAVGRAIEALLAGETPADAVLPVELRVGTTTGPAPRD; encoded by the coding sequence GTGTCCCAGCGACCGACCCTGGCCGACGTGGCGTCCGCCGCCGGCGTCTCGGTCTCCACCGCCTCCCTGGCGTTCTCCGGAGCCGGCCCCATCGCCGACGCGACGCGCACCCGCGTGCTCGACGCCGCCGCCGGGCTCGGCTACTCCGGGCCGAACCCGCTCGGGAGGCAGCTGCGCAGCGGGCGCTCCGGCATCGTCGGGGTCGTCGTGGGCGACACGCTCCGCCGCTCGTTCCGCGACCCCGTGTCCGTCCAGCTGCTCGACGGGCTCGTCGACACCATCGGGCCGCTCGGGCTCGGCGTGCTGCTGGTGCCCGGGAGCACCGCCCCCGACGCCATGGCCGTCGACCCCCTGCTCGAGACCGCAGCGATGGACGTCGCCGTCATGCTGTGGGGCGGCACGCTCGACGACCCCACCCTGGAGGCACTGCGTCGGCGCGGCATCCCGGCGGTCGTCGTGGAGGGCCAGGACCTGCCCGGCGTCGTGACCGTCGGCATCGACGACCGCGGGGGGATCGCCGACGCGACCCGGCACCTCGTCGGGCTGGGCCACCGACGGATCGCCGCGGTCACGCTCCCGTTCGGGCCCGAGCGGCGCGCGGCCGTGGCCGACGCCGACCGCATCGCCCAGATCACGTGGACGCTGTCTCGCCGCCGGCTCGACGGCATCACCGACGCCGGCGTGACGCCCACCGTCGTCTACGAGACGCCCGCATCGCTCGTCGAGCACGGCACCGCCGCCGCGCACGCGCTGCTGTCCGGCCCCGCCGCCACCCGGCCCACCGCCGTCGTCGCGCAGTCCGACCTGCTCGCCTCCGGCGTCGTGCTCGGCGCCCGCGAGCTCGGCCTCCGCGTCCCCGAGGACGTCTCCGTGGCCGGCTTCGACGGACTGGACCTGCCGTGGCTCGCGCCCGACGTCCTCACCACGGTGGTGCAGCCGATCGCCCGGAAGGGCGCCGCGGTGGGTCGCGCGATCGAGGCGCTGCTCGCCGGGGAGACACCGGCCGACGCGGTGCTGCCGGTCGAGCTGCGGGTGGGCACGACGACGGGGCCGGCACCGCGGGACTGA
- a CDS encoding MFS transporter translates to MSQPRARTGRASLRPANRRPRPGSPSSAGRRPGASRRPAAPVDPEVQRARVLLLGLFGLVGVMFSGWLARIPSVRDALGMSPAELGGILIAGSVGSLVTVSVAGLLVTRYGGRLVLYVSTAAFAAAYVLIGIGPTVGSAPVLTVGIFLSGVAFALGNVPLNVETAAVERRMGRTVLPQFHAAFSIGAVVGSGIGALCAAAGVPVLVQLTATAVVGTVWRLLSIPGAVIESLPPDRAAARAAREALLAGAGPREAGLAGRLRVARVRRSARPGSALGAWREPRTLLIGVVIMSAALSEGSANDWLALAVVDGFGQAEAVGAAVFGAFVGAMTAVRLLGTRLIDRFGRVRVLRASGLVSLAGLLLFGFAPSLPLAVAGVLAWGFGAALTVPLGIAAASDDPLRAAGRVAVVSAFSSTASLAAPPLLGLAAEVVGPRHALLLITAAMATTILLARTVRRPDGLPAATPVDAPGATTPAAAALTPATAAPVPTSPHEPAQDAAACVPSGSVRRDATPEHRPEPARPA, encoded by the coding sequence GTGAGCCAGCCGCGCGCCCGCACCGGCCGCGCCTCCCTGCGACCCGCGAACCGCCGTCCCCGCCCCGGGTCGCCGTCCTCCGCGGGGCGCCGGCCGGGCGCGAGCCGCCGCCCCGCCGCGCCCGTCGACCCCGAGGTACAGCGCGCCCGGGTGCTGCTGCTCGGGCTGTTCGGCCTCGTCGGCGTGATGTTCTCCGGGTGGCTGGCGCGGATCCCCTCCGTCCGGGACGCCCTGGGCATGAGCCCGGCGGAGCTCGGCGGGATCCTCATCGCCGGGTCGGTCGGGTCGCTGGTGACCGTGTCGGTGGCCGGCCTCCTGGTCACGCGGTACGGCGGCCGCCTGGTGCTGTACGTGTCGACGGCGGCGTTCGCGGCGGCGTACGTGCTCATCGGGATCGGGCCGACCGTCGGCTCCGCGCCGGTGCTCACCGTCGGCATCTTCCTGTCCGGTGTCGCGTTCGCGCTGGGCAACGTGCCGCTGAACGTCGAGACGGCCGCCGTCGAGCGGCGCATGGGCCGCACGGTGCTCCCGCAGTTCCACGCGGCCTTCTCCATCGGCGCGGTGGTCGGCTCCGGGATCGGGGCGCTCTGCGCGGCGGCCGGCGTGCCGGTCCTGGTCCAGCTCACCGCCACGGCGGTGGTCGGGACGGTGTGGCGCCTGCTGTCCATCCCCGGCGCGGTCATCGAGTCGCTGCCGCCCGACCGTGCCGCCGCGCGCGCCGCCCGGGAGGCACTGCTCGCGGGCGCCGGGCCGCGCGAGGCCGGGCTCGCCGGTCGCCTGCGCGTCGCCCGCGTCCGGCGGAGCGCCCGCCCGGGCTCGGCGCTCGGGGCGTGGCGGGAGCCGCGGACGCTGCTCATCGGCGTGGTCATCATGTCCGCCGCGCTCTCGGAGGGCTCCGCGAACGACTGGCTCGCGCTGGCCGTCGTGGACGGGTTCGGGCAGGCCGAGGCCGTCGGCGCCGCGGTCTTCGGCGCGTTCGTCGGCGCGATGACCGCGGTCCGGCTGCTCGGGACCCGGCTCATCGACCGGTTCGGGCGCGTGCGCGTGCTGCGCGCGTCGGGCCTCGTCTCGCTGGCCGGGCTCCTGCTGTTCGGGTTCGCGCCGTCGCTGCCCCTCGCGGTGGCCGGCGTGCTCGCGTGGGGCTTCGGCGCGGCGCTGACCGTCCCCCTCGGCATCGCAGCGGCCTCGGACGACCCGCTGCGCGCGGCCGGCCGCGTCGCCGTGGTCTCGGCGTTCTCCTCCACCGCCTCGCTGGCTGCGCCCCCGCTGCTGGGGCTGGCTGCGGAGGTCGTCGGGCCGCGGCACGCGCTGCTGCTCATCACGGCAGCGATGGCGACGACGATCCTGCTCGCCCGCACGGTCCGCCGCCCGGACGGCTTGCCGGCCGCGACTCCGGTCGACGCGCCCGGCGCGACCACCCCGGCCGCGGCGGCCCTCACGCCCGCGACGGCCGCGCCCGTCCCCACGTCCCCGCACGAGCCCGCGCAGGACGCCGCGGCGTGCGTCCCCTCCGGTAGCGTCCGACGGGACGCCACCCCGGAGCACCGGCCTGAGCCGGCCCGCCCCGCCTGA
- a CDS encoding UDP-N-acetylmuramate dehydrogenase — protein MTTALQPATFSELTTLGVGGPVSRFVETTSEADLVEAVRTADAEGVPVLVVGGGSNLLVSDAGFDGLVVRDGRRDLTTPDHSACAGVTVSVVAGTPWDDVVAHAASHRLKGIEALSGIPGSTGATPVQNVGAYGQEVSQTVATVRVWDRSRARVRTLPLVDLQFGYRTSLLKRSMRALPDAADPDAPWYPTPRYVVLDVTFQLRVADLSEPIAYGELARELGIAVGERAPLPDVREAVLALRGRKGMVLDPADPDTRSAGSFFTNPVLTAEDAADLPEDAPRYPAGDGLVKTSAAWLIEQSGFAKGYGLPGPAALSTKHTLALTNRGGANAGDVLALARTVRDGVAQRFGIVLEPEPVVVGADL, from the coding sequence GTGACCACCGCCCTGCAGCCCGCCACCTTCTCGGAGCTCACCACCCTCGGCGTGGGCGGGCCGGTGTCCCGGTTCGTCGAGACCACCTCCGAGGCCGACCTCGTCGAGGCGGTGCGCACGGCCGACGCCGAGGGCGTCCCGGTGCTGGTGGTCGGGGGCGGCTCGAACCTGCTGGTCTCCGACGCGGGGTTCGACGGGCTCGTGGTGCGCGACGGCCGCCGGGACCTGACCACGCCCGACCACTCGGCGTGCGCGGGCGTCACCGTGTCCGTCGTCGCCGGCACCCCGTGGGACGACGTCGTCGCGCACGCCGCGTCGCACCGGCTCAAGGGCATCGAGGCGCTCTCCGGCATCCCGGGGTCGACCGGCGCGACGCCGGTGCAGAACGTCGGCGCGTACGGGCAGGAGGTGTCCCAGACCGTCGCGACCGTGCGGGTCTGGGACCGGTCGCGCGCCCGCGTGCGGACCCTGCCGCTGGTCGACCTGCAGTTCGGCTACCGCACCTCGCTGCTCAAGCGCTCCATGCGCGCGCTGCCCGACGCCGCCGACCCGGACGCCCCGTGGTACCCGACGCCGCGCTACGTGGTGCTCGACGTGACGTTCCAGCTCCGCGTCGCCGACCTCTCCGAGCCGATCGCGTACGGCGAGCTGGCCCGCGAGCTCGGCATCGCCGTCGGGGAGCGCGCGCCGTTGCCGGACGTCCGCGAGGCGGTGCTCGCGCTGCGGGGCCGCAAGGGCATGGTGCTCGACCCTGCGGACCCGGACACCCGCTCGGCGGGGTCGTTCTTCACCAACCCCGTGCTCACGGCCGAGGACGCCGCCGACCTGCCCGAGGACGCCCCGCGGTACCCGGCCGGTGACGGCCTGGTGAAGACCAGCGCCGCCTGGCTCATCGAGCAGTCCGGCTTCGCGAAGGGCTACGGCCTGCCCGGCCCGGCCGCGCTGTCCACCAAGCACACGCTCGCGCTGACGAACCGCGGCGGGGCCAACGCGGGGGACGTGCTCGCGCTGGCGCGGACCGTGCGGGACGGCGTGGCGCAGCGGTTCGGCATCGTGCTGGAGCCCGAGCCCGTCGTGGTGGGCGCCGACCTCTGA